In Pseudomonadota bacterium, the following are encoded in one genomic region:
- a CDS encoding response regulator transcription factor — protein MRVLLVEDDSSVAKSVEMMLKSEGHVVDLADMGEDGLEIGKLYEYDIMILDLMLPDMEGYEVLRRLRAGKIATPILILSGLTGLDSKLKALGIGADDYLTKPFDKRELMARIQAIIRRSKGHSDSHIKTGRLTVNIDSRTAEIDGAPLHLTGKEYGIIELLSLRKGSTLTKEMFLNHLYGGMDEPELKIIDVFICKLRKKIQDATGGQNYIETVWGRGYVLRDPGEHKAAGGKGKQKASA, from the coding sequence ATGCGCGTACTTCTGGTTGAGGATGATTCCTCCGTCGCCAAAAGCGTGGAGATGATGCTGAAGTCCGAGGGCCATGTGGTCGATCTGGCCGACATGGGCGAGGATGGCCTGGAAATCGGCAAGCTGTATGAATACGACATCATGATCCTGGACCTGATGCTGCCCGACATGGAAGGGTACGAGGTCCTGCGCCGCCTGCGGGCCGGAAAGATCGCCACGCCCATCCTGATCCTGTCCGGCCTGACCGGGCTGGACAGCAAGCTGAAGGCCTTGGGGATCGGCGCTGATGACTATCTGACCAAGCCCTTTGACAAGCGCGAGCTGATGGCCCGTATCCAGGCCATCATTCGCCGCAGCAAGGGTCATTCCGACAGTCATATCAAGACGGGCCGCCTGACGGTCAACATCGACTCCCGCACGGCCGAGATCGACGGTGCTCCCCTGCACCTGACGGGCAAGGAGTACGGGATCATCGAGCTGCTGTCCCTGCGCAAGGGATCAACGCTGACCAAGGAAATGTTTCTGAACCACCTGTACGGCGGGATGGATGAGCCGGAACTGAAAATCATCGACGTGTTCATCTGCAAGCTGCGCAAGAAGATCCAGGATGCTACCGGTGGCCAGAACTATATCGAGACTGTCTGGGGCCGCGGCTATGTCCTGCGCGATCCGGGCGAACACAAGGCCGCTGGCGGCAAGGGAAAGCAGAAAGCCAGCGCCTGA